ACCAGGCCGGTTCATGGGAATTGGTGCTGTGACCCAGGATTTTGGCGATGGGGGTAAGGCCCAGTTCCTTGGCCTTGGATTCCCGCATCACCACCACGGCGGCGGCGCCGTCGGAAATGGAGGAGGAGTTGGCGGCGGTGACCGTGCCGTCCTTCTTGAAGGCGGGCTTCAGACCGGGGATTTTTTCCACCTGGGCTTTGGGCGGCTGTTCGTCGTTTTCCACAATCCGGTCGCCCTTGCGGCTGCTCACCGTGACCGGGGCGATTTCCCACTTGAAGTTGCCGCCGGCGATGGCCTTTTGGGCCCGGGTGGTGGAGGTGATGGCGAATTCGTCCTGGGCCTGACGGGTGAAGCCGTACTTGGTGGCCGTGTCTTCGGCGAAGGTGCCCATCAGCCGGCCCTTGTCGTAGGCGTCTTCCAGACCGTCGAAGAACATGTGGTCGAGAATCTGGCCATGGCCCAGCCGGTAACCGCCCCGGGCTTTAGGCAGCAGGTAGGGGGCGTTGGTCATGGACTCTTGACCGCCAGCCACGGCGATGTCGAAGGAACCGGCGAGAATGTTGTCATGGGCCAGCATCACCGCCTTCAGGGCGGAACCGCAGACCTTCTGAATGGTGGTGGCGCCGGTGGACAGGGGCAGACCGGCGCCGATGGTGGCTTGCCGGGCGGGGGCCTGACCGACCCCGGCCACCAGCACATTGCCGAACAGCACTTCATCCACCTGTTCGGGCTTGATGCCGGCTCGTTCCACGGCCGCCTTGATGGCCACGCTGCCCAGCTGGGGGGCGGTCAGGGAGGCGAAATCACCCTGGAAGCCACCCAAGGGAGTCCGGGCGGCGGAAACGATAACGATCGGGTCGGTCATAGTCACTCCTTGTCTTGATGTCGGTGTGCCCGCCGCGAGCCAGGTCCGGCGGGAGATTGGGAACGCAGGCATTGCCTGGTCGCCCGAGAGGATACGCTACAAACTGTGACAAGCAATAACATTCCGCGCCCCGTTTGTTGAGCGGATTTGTCACCCATGCAGCGTACGCTCCAGTATGGCCCGGGAAAGGCCGCGGGAAAAGGGGCGGCGCTGAAATGGGGGGTGAAAAAAAATGCAATTTTTACGGCTCCCCCTGGTCCCAGGATTTATGCCGGGGGATTGTCATGTTGCCGTAAGCTCCACCCGGTTCAATGGCTCCTGGCGGTCTCCGTCGCCGCCCCGGGCTCCCCCGAAAAAACCGTCCCTTATCCATCCATGACCGCCTCCCCCCTCCACTATCCGTTTCCCACCCCTCCCGCCCCCGGCGACCTGTGTCCCGTGGCCCCGGGAGTGTTCTGGCTGCGCCTGCCCCTGCCCTTTGCCCTGGATCACATCAATCTCTGGCTGCTGCGGGACGGCGACGGCTGGACCCTGGTGGATACGGGCTTAGGGTCCGCCACCACCCAGGCCCAGTGGGAAGGGGTGCTGGCCCGGCTGGACGGGCCGGTGACCCGCATTGTGGTGACCCACTTCCATCCGGACCATCTGGGCCAGGCCGCCTGGCTGGCGGAGCGCTGCGGCGCGGCGGTGTGGATGACCGCCGGGGAATTCCTCACCGCCCACGCGGTGTGGCAGGAGGTGGGAGGCCACGGCCCCGCCGCCATGGTGGCCCAGTTCCGGGACCACGGTCTGGATGCGGCCCGTCAGTCGGTCCAGTTGCAGCGGGGCAACGTTTTCCGCAAGGGGGTGCCCCACCTGCCCGCCACCTATCGGCGCCTGGTGGATGGGGAGCGGCTGGAAATCGACGGCCAGCCCTGGCGGGTGCTGGTGGGCCACGGCCATTCCCCGGAACATGGGGCGCTTTACGCTGCCGATGCCAACGTGCTAATTTCAGGGGACATGCTGCTGCCCCGCATTTCCACCAATGTGAGCGTCTTTGCCGCTACCCCGGAGGACAATGCCCTGGGCCGTTTCCTCGCCTCCCTGAAGAAGCTGGAGGCGGCGGTGGGGGAAGACACCCTGGTGCTGCCCTCCCATGGCCGCCCCTTTGTGGGGGTGGGGCCCCGGGTCGCGGCTCTCCACGAACATCACCGGGAACGGCTGGCCGAACTGGAAGCCGCCTGTGATACGCCCCAAAGCGCGGCGGACCTGCTCCCCGTGCTCTTTCCCCGGGAGCTGGACGCCCACCAGTTGATGTTCGCCATGGGGGAAGCCATCGCTCATCTGAATTATCTGGATCAGGCCGGACGGCTGGTCCGTACCCGGGGTACGGACGGGGTCTTCCGGTATTGCCGCAGCACCAATTAATCTCGTTAAAAGAGGAAGGGGACAAAGAT
This sequence is a window from Azospira inquinata. Protein-coding genes within it:
- a CDS encoding acetyl-CoA C-acetyltransferase, which translates into the protein MTDPIVIVSAARTPLGGFQGDFASLTAPQLGSVAIKAAVERAGIKPEQVDEVLFGNVLVAGVGQAPARQATIGAGLPLSTGATTIQKVCGSALKAVMLAHDNILAGSFDIAVAGGQESMTNAPYLLPKARGGYRLGHGQILDHMFFDGLEDAYDKGRLMGTFAEDTATKYGFTRQAQDEFAITSTTRAQKAIAGGNFKWEIAPVTVSSRKGDRIVENDEQPPKAQVEKIPGLKPAFKKDGTVTAANSSSISDGAAAVVVMRESKAKELGLTPIAKILGHSTNSHEPAWFTTAPVGAMEKVLKKVGWTTADVDLWEINEAFAVVTMAAIHDLKLDPAKVNVHGGACALGHPIGASGCRILVTLLGALKQYGKKKGIASLCIGGGEAVAVAVEML
- a CDS encoding MBL fold metallo-hydrolase; its protein translation is MTASPLHYPFPTPPAPGDLCPVAPGVFWLRLPLPFALDHINLWLLRDGDGWTLVDTGLGSATTQAQWEGVLARLDGPVTRIVVTHFHPDHLGQAAWLAERCGAAVWMTAGEFLTAHAVWQEVGGHGPAAMVAQFRDHGLDAARQSVQLQRGNVFRKGVPHLPATYRRLVDGERLEIDGQPWRVLVGHGHSPEHGALYAADANVLISGDMLLPRISTNVSVFAATPEDNALGRFLASLKKLEAAVGEDTLVLPSHGRPFVGVGPRVAALHEHHRERLAELEAACDTPQSAADLLPVLFPRELDAHQLMFAMGEAIAHLNYLDQAGRLVRTRGTDGVFRYCRSTN